Proteins encoded by one window of Lathyrus oleraceus cultivar Zhongwan6 chromosome 1, CAAS_Psat_ZW6_1.0, whole genome shotgun sequence:
- the LOC127132021 gene encoding receptor-like protein 52, translated as MTTPTSSSFMKHTFHFLLSLFLLLLNQTNSQSHSLVHDHEKNVLLNIKQYLQNTSFLNHWTPSSNSNHCSWKEIICTNGFVTGITLSEINITKTIPPFICSELKNLTHVDFSFNFIPGDFPTLFYNCSKLVYLDLSMNNFDGDIPNDIGNLSSYLQYLNLGSTNFHGGVPDGIGKLKELRELRIQYCLLNGTVSDEIGELLNLEFLDLSSNAVFPSWKLPLSLTKLKNLKVFYVYGSKLSGEIPERIGDMVSLEKLDMSDNGLTGEIPSGLFMLKNLSILYLYKNKLSGKMPSSVEALNLTSLDLAENKLVGKIPEDFGKLQNLTWLSLSLNSLSGEIPESVGLLPSLVDFRVFSNKLSGTIPPELGRYSKLKTFLASSNSLIGKLPENLCYHGELLNLTVFENSISGELPKSLGNCNSLMDLKIHNNEFSGAIPSGLWTSFNLSNFMVSNNKFTGVIPERLSLNVSRFEIGNNQFSGRIPAGVSSWTNVVVFDASNNLLNGSIPQEITSLPKLTTLLLDQNQFNGPIPSDIISWKSLVTLNLSRNRLSGQIPDTVGKLPVLSQLDLSENEFSGKVPSQLPRLTNLNLSSNHLTGRIPSEFQNSGFARSFLANAGLCADSPILNITLCDSGFRSESKGSSWSIGLIIILVMLTILLAFSAVFLIINVFKKRKQDLDNSWKLVSFQRPVQ; from the coding sequence ATGACAACACCAACCTCATCATCATTCATGAAACATACATTTCACTTTCTTCTGTCTTTGTTCCTCTTATTATTAAACCAAACAAATTCTCAGTCTCACTCTCTTGTACATGATCATGAAAAAAATGTCCTATTAAACATAAAACAATATCTTCAAAACACTTCTTTCCTTAACCACTGGACACCATCATCGAATTCGAATCACTGTTCTTGGAAAGAAATCATTTGCACAAATGGTTTTGTCACCGGAATAACTCTCTCCGAAATCAACATCACTAAAACTATACCACCCTTTATCTGTAGTGAACTCAAAAACCTTACACATGTTGATTTCAGCTTCAACTTTATCCCTGGTGATTTTCCAACACTTTTTTATAATTGTTCAAAGCTTGTTTATTTAGACCTTTCTATGAACAACTTTGATGGTGACATTCCAAATGATATTGGAAATTTGAGTTCTTATTTACAATATCTTAACCTTGGTTCAACAAATTTTCATGGTGGTGTTCCTGATGGGATTGGAAAGTTAAAGGAACTGAGAGAACTTAGAATTCAATATTGTTTACTGAATGGTACTGTCAGTGATGAGATTGGTGAATTGTTGAATCTTGAGTTTTTGGATTTGTCATCCAATGCTGTGTTTCCTTCTTGGAAATTGCCTTTGAGTTTGACCAAGTTGAAAAACTTGAAGGTTTTTTATGTTTATGGCTCTAAATTGTCTGGTGAAATACCCGAAAGAATCGGAGATATGGTTTCTTTGGAGAAATTGGATATGTCTGATAATGGTTTAACCGGAGAAATTCCTAGTGGTTTGTTCATGTTGAAGAATCTGAGCATACTTTATCTTTACAAAAACAAACTCTCTGGCAAAATGCCTAGTTCGGTTGAAGCGTTGAACTTGACTAGCCTTGATCTTGCAGAGAACAAGCTTGTTGGGAAGATACCTGAAGATTTTGGAAAGCTTCAAAATCTAACTTGGTTGAGTTTGTCTCTCAATAGCTTATCAGGTGAAATACCAGAAAGTGTAGGCCTTCTTCCTTCTCTTGTCGATTTTCGTGTCTTTTCGAACAAGTTATCAGGTACTATTCCTCCTGAACTCGGTCGATATTCAAAGCTCAAAACCTTTCTGGCTTCTTCTAACAGTCTTATTGGAAAGCTGCCTGAGAATTTATGTTACCATGGTGAGTTACTCAACTTGACAGTTTTCGAAAATAGTATCAGCGGCGAGTTACCAAAATCACTAGGAAATTGTAATAGCTTGATGGATTTGAAAATTCATAATAATGAGTTTTCAGGTGCCATTCCTAGTGGTCTTTGGACATCTTTCAATCTGTCGAATTTCATGGTAAGCAATAATAAGTTCACTGGCGTGATTCCAGAAAGATTATCGTTGAATGTTTCACGCTTCGAGATAGGTAACAATCAGTTTTCTGGTAGAATTCCAGCTGGAGTATCTTCATGGACTAATGTGGTAGTTTTTGATGCAAGTAACAACTTGTTAAATGGAAGTATTCCACAAGAGATAACTTCTCTTCCGAAGTTAACGACTCTTTTGCTCGATCAGAATCAGTTCAATGGTCCGATTCCGTCAGATATAATATCATGGAAGTCCTTGGTAACCTTGAATTTGAGCCGAAACCGACTTTCAGGACAAATTCCCGATACAGTTGGAAAATTACCTGTCCTTAGTCAACTTGATTTGTCAGAAAATGAGTTTTCGGGCAAAGTTCCTTCTCAACTTCCTAGACTCACCAATCTCAATCTGTCATCTAATCATTTGACAGGAAGGATTCCAAGTGAGTTTCAAAATTCAGGTTTTGCTAGAAGCTTTTTGGCCAATGCTGGTCTTTGTGCTGATTCACCAATACTCAACATAACTTTGTGCGATTCTGGTTTTCGAAGCGAAAGCAAAGGATCATCCTGGTCTATTGGTTTGATTATAATCCTTGTCATGCTAACAATCTTATTGGCTTTTAGTGCTGTTTTCTTGATTATCAATGTTTTCAAGAAAAGAAAGCAAGATTTGGATAACTCATGGAAGCTTGTTTCCTTCCAAAGGCCAGTACAATGA